In the genome of Saccharomonospora viridis DSM 43017, one region contains:
- a CDS encoding trans-aconitate 2-methyltransferase gives MWDPQAYLDYDELRSRPFHELVARVGAERPRRVVDAGCGPGTLTAELERRWPGAVVEAFDSSPEMVAAARERGVDARLFDITEWRPEPDTDVVVSNAVLQWVPGHAALLRRWVEQLPAGAWVAVQVPGNMNAPSHRLVRSLAGSEPWATRLRDVRLRGAEAVHEPSDYAELFADLGCVVDAWETTYVQRLTGQDAVLDWITGTALRPIAAALGPDDWEAFRRELAPSLREAYPPRADGTTWFPFRRIFVVARTPA, from the coding sequence GTGTGGGACCCGCAGGCGTATCTGGACTACGACGAACTGCGGTCGCGACCGTTTCATGAACTCGTCGCCCGCGTCGGTGCCGAACGGCCCCGTCGGGTGGTGGACGCCGGGTGTGGGCCCGGCACGTTGACCGCGGAGCTGGAACGCCGGTGGCCCGGCGCGGTGGTGGAGGCGTTCGACAGCTCACCCGAGATGGTCGCCGCCGCCCGGGAGCGTGGCGTGGACGCCCGACTGTTCGACATCACCGAGTGGCGACCCGAGCCGGACACCGACGTGGTGGTGAGCAACGCCGTGCTCCAGTGGGTCCCGGGACATGCGGCGTTGCTACGCCGTTGGGTGGAGCAGTTGCCCGCGGGAGCGTGGGTGGCCGTGCAGGTGCCCGGCAACATGAACGCGCCCTCGCACCGGTTGGTGCGTTCGTTGGCGGGCAGTGAGCCGTGGGCCACGCGGTTGCGGGACGTGCGGTTGCGTGGGGCCGAGGCCGTGCACGAGCCGTCGGACTACGCGGAGCTGTTCGCCGACCTCGGCTGCGTCGTGGACGCGTGGGAGACCACGTACGTGCAGCGGTTGACGGGACAGGACGCGGTGTTGGACTGGATCACCGGAACAGCGTTGCGGCCGATCGCGGCCGCGCTCGGCCCCGACGACTGGGAGGCGTTCCGTCGAGAGCTGGCGCCGTCGTTGCGTGAGGCCTATCCGCCCAGGGCCGACGGCACCACGTGGTTTCCGTTCCGCCGGATCTTCGTGGTGGCCCGCACGCCCGCGTGA
- the casB gene encoding type I-E CRISPR-associated protein Cse2/CasB has translation MTSPTAKFVQHIVDRCDDLGVRADLRSGVAIPIDRAPRMHAHVARWTRDDYPYETAARYTVAALIAYKPEGAIPDESPGNLGASLALATHLVADTRERLLHMVTSQPPSRMPVTVARVVAQLRDGEIPVDFVRLCDDLNAWPWRRRDITRRWMQSYYRHTIPTNDDNE, from the coding sequence ATGACCAGCCCCACCGCCAAATTCGTGCAGCACATCGTGGACCGCTGCGACGATCTCGGCGTCCGTGCCGACCTCCGCAGCGGTGTCGCGATCCCCATCGACCGCGCCCCCCGCATGCACGCTCACGTCGCCCGATGGACACGCGACGACTACCCCTACGAGACCGCCGCCCGCTACACCGTGGCCGCGCTCATCGCCTACAAACCCGAGGGCGCGATCCCCGACGAATCCCCCGGCAACCTCGGCGCATCACTCGCGCTCGCCACACACCTCGTCGCGGACACCCGCGAGCGGCTGCTGCACATGGTGACCAGCCAACCCCCGTCACGAATGCCAGTCACCGTTGCCCGGGTCGTCGCGCAACTTCGCGACGGCGAAATCCCCGTGGACTTCGTGCGACTGTGCGACGACCTCAACGCATGGCCATGGCGACGCCGAGACATCACCCGCCGCTGGATGCAGTCCTACTACCGCCACACCATCCCGACCAACGACGACAACGAGTGA
- the dnaG gene encoding DNA primase, translated as MDPGADTPARPRNPVFYSERVAGRIRESDIAQVRERNRIDEIVGEYVALRRAGGGALKGLCPFHEEKTPSFNVRPTHGTFHCFGCGEGGDVIKFVMQIEHLGFVEAVERLADRIGLQLTYEGGGSSVRRDRGTRLRLVEAHKAAQAFYAEQLTTPEAEAARAFLTERGFDQSTWTKFGCGYAPAGWDRLTKHLLRSGFELSELYRAQLSKEGRRGPIDRFHRRLVWPIKDRGGDVVGFGARRLFDDDPIQAKYLNTSESPIYKKSQVLFGLDQAKREIARRHQVVVVEGYTDVMAMHAAGVPTAVATSGTAFGEDHMRVLRQLMMDDDAFRGEVIFTFDGDEAGQKAALKAFEGDQTFAGQTYIAIAPDGMDPCELRLAKGDAAVRDLVARRIPLFEFAIKSLLASYDLDSVDGQVAALQRTVPLVAQIKDRAKRDGYATKLAWWVGWQDEAMVVRRVRETADGAPARTNGTRRSSARAGRAGGARGNGTGGQLERPDPRNPDLRAQREVLKAALQEPALAGPEYDALPEDAFTHPAYVGVHRALLAAGGTGSGLSGSALIEAASAHASDRTVVSLLSELAVEPLQAKDDADVRYVSSVLAAVQENLVGRQIGELKSRLQRLSPVDAAEEYRALFGDLVALEQYRKALREQAMGGWG; from the coding sequence ATGGACCCGGGTGCGGACACGCCGGCGAGACCGCGGAACCCGGTGTTCTACAGTGAGCGAGTGGCGGGACGGATCCGGGAAAGCGACATCGCGCAGGTGCGTGAACGCAATCGGATCGACGAGATCGTCGGTGAATACGTGGCGTTACGACGCGCCGGTGGCGGGGCTTTGAAGGGCTTGTGCCCTTTCCACGAGGAGAAGACACCCTCGTTCAACGTGCGGCCCACGCACGGCACCTTCCATTGCTTCGGCTGCGGTGAAGGCGGCGACGTCATCAAGTTCGTCATGCAGATCGAGCACCTCGGCTTCGTCGAAGCCGTCGAACGGCTCGCCGACCGCATCGGACTGCAGCTGACCTACGAGGGAGGCGGCAGTAGCGTCCGCCGGGACCGTGGTACCCGCCTGCGACTGGTCGAGGCGCACAAGGCCGCCCAGGCGTTCTACGCCGAACAGCTCACCACTCCGGAGGCCGAGGCCGCGCGCGCGTTCCTCACCGAACGGGGGTTCGACCAGAGCACGTGGACGAAGTTCGGTTGCGGGTACGCCCCGGCGGGATGGGACCGACTCACGAAACACCTGCTGCGCAGCGGTTTCGAGCTGTCCGAGCTCTACAGGGCACAGTTGTCCAAGGAGGGCAGGCGCGGTCCGATCGACCGGTTCCACCGCAGGCTCGTGTGGCCGATCAAGGACCGCGGTGGGGACGTCGTCGGGTTCGGTGCGCGACGCCTGTTCGACGACGACCCGATCCAGGCCAAATACCTCAACACCAGCGAAAGCCCCATCTACAAGAAGTCGCAGGTGCTGTTCGGCCTCGACCAGGCCAAGCGGGAGATCGCGCGACGACACCAGGTGGTGGTCGTCGAGGGGTACACCGACGTGATGGCCATGCACGCCGCCGGGGTGCCGACGGCGGTGGCGACGTCGGGTACGGCGTTCGGCGAGGACCACATGCGCGTGCTGCGGCAGCTCATGATGGACGACGACGCCTTCCGCGGAGAGGTGATCTTCACCTTCGACGGCGACGAGGCGGGCCAGAAGGCCGCGCTCAAGGCGTTCGAGGGGGACCAGACGTTCGCGGGCCAGACCTACATCGCGATCGCGCCGGACGGGATGGACCCGTGCGAGCTGCGCCTGGCCAAGGGTGATGCGGCCGTGCGTGATCTGGTGGCGCGGCGCATCCCGCTGTTCGAGTTCGCCATCAAAAGCCTGCTCGCCTCCTACGACCTCGATTCGGTGGACGGCCAGGTGGCCGCGTTACAGCGGACCGTGCCGCTGGTCGCGCAGATCAAGGACCGTGCCAAGCGTGACGGCTACGCCACCAAACTGGCGTGGTGGGTCGGCTGGCAGGACGAGGCCATGGTGGTGCGGCGGGTGCGGGAGACCGCCGACGGCGCGCCGGCGAGGACGAACGGCACTCGGCGTTCCTCCGCACGCGCCGGTCGGGCCGGTGGTGCCCGCGGCAACGGCACGGGCGGACAGTTGGAACGTCCCGACCCGAGGAACCCCGACCTGCGGGCGCAGCGCGAGGTGTTGAAGGCGGCGCTGCAGGAGCCCGCGCTCGCCGGCCCCGAGTACGACGCGTTGCCGGAGGACGCCTTCACCCATCCCGCCTATGTGGGGGTGCATCGGGCGCTGCTCGCGGCCGGCGGCACCGGCAGTGGACTCAGCGGGTCCGCGTTGATCGAGGCCGCGTCCGCACACGCCAGCGACCGCACCGTCGTCTCGTTGCTGTCGGAGTTGGCGGTGGAGCCGTTGCAGGCCAAGGACGACGCGGATGTCCGTTACGTGTCGAGTGTGCTCGCGGCGGTGCAGGAGAACCTCGTCGGCCGTCAGATCGGGGAACTCAAGTCGCGGTTGCAGCGGTTGTCCCCGGTGGACGCCGCCGAGGAGTATCGTGCCCTGTTCGGTGACCTCGTGGCGTTGGAGCAATACCGTAAGGCGCTACGGGAGCAAGCCATGGGCGGATGGGGCTGA
- a CDS encoding CRISPR-associated helicase/endonuclease Cas3 has product MQAPWGKRRGLEAADGSPREYPLVCHLCDTAAAALVLWEDHTAPGVREWVANELDMTPHEAGRFIAYLAGLHDIGKTTPGFQCQDSTDKNSVDTIRHEIASYLAVPTLIEHPEKPASFISGIAHRIGEILGGHHGVFPPVDRRTRKPLHVPELGGPEWDTARRTIHTELRAHLNPTLPTCLPQPVAAALTGLVIVADWIVSDARWILESQWDAPIGIAARWEHTLNATRARVHQLGLAHPTPGPLDLARILGGPNRSPNPLQQSIIDDFHPTGPGLLTIATPTGSGKTETAWIAAHKLATATDRYGTLMCLPTQATTNSMWARTSATVDNTVTLAHSMAVFHSPYRHYSTHDPDALRWLNGRKRPMLSAHAVVTIDQLLAAGLTAKHNMVRQWALTGKVVIVDEVHACDIYMLTVLARVLEWLGRLGVPVVLLSATLPGHVSRQLTAAYLTGAGCSSPNPRPVAYPGWVWHPITGSPVEPRNRAQISRAHARTARVTVTHYTGPVEAAAANAIQPVAKNGGCAAVVCSTVDTAQRIYIRIRDTYPGMCVWLLHSRFPHAHRAEIEADIVSMFGPAGDRPDGVVVATSVIEQSLDVDFDVMISELAPVALLFQRLGRVWRHDNPRPAWATEPTLHILDRDGALPYGPAAIYRDSLRELRATRAALAGHGTLIRIPEDVSTLVQQVHNRDLDDLNDLQSQRERRDAGLANIVAIPNPHQLGHLETMTCPDVDDATVAARLGMDTIRLIPAHIGIDGRYYLDPKHEIPYPQGRPPHRFVEAALNASITCPAHWVRDWPTNPDWAGTHLADTVLFPNTCHDGLRLDPELGLVKGNQ; this is encoded by the coding sequence ATGCAAGCGCCCTGGGGGAAACGGCGCGGGCTTGAAGCTGCTGACGGCAGCCCGCGCGAATATCCGCTCGTCTGCCACCTCTGCGACACCGCCGCCGCCGCGCTCGTGCTCTGGGAGGACCACACCGCGCCCGGTGTCCGCGAGTGGGTTGCCAACGAACTCGACATGACCCCACACGAGGCAGGACGGTTCATTGCCTACCTCGCCGGACTGCACGACATCGGTAAAACCACCCCTGGTTTCCAGTGTCAGGACAGCACTGACAAAAACAGCGTCGACACAATCCGGCACGAGATCGCGAGCTATCTGGCCGTGCCCACACTCATCGAGCACCCCGAAAAGCCAGCCTCGTTCATCTCAGGTATCGCGCACCGGATCGGGGAAATCCTCGGCGGCCACCACGGCGTCTTCCCACCCGTCGACCGCCGCACCCGCAAACCGTTACACGTACCTGAACTCGGCGGCCCCGAGTGGGACACCGCACGGCGCACTATCCACACCGAACTGAGAGCTCACCTCAACCCCACCCTGCCCACATGCCTGCCGCAGCCTGTCGCAGCAGCGCTCACCGGGCTGGTGATCGTGGCCGACTGGATCGTCTCCGATGCCCGCTGGATCCTCGAATCACAGTGGGACGCTCCCATCGGTATCGCCGCGCGCTGGGAACACACCCTGAACGCCACCCGCGCCCGTGTCCACCAGCTCGGGCTCGCCCACCCCACCCCCGGACCGCTGGATCTCGCCCGGATCCTCGGCGGCCCCAACCGGTCCCCGAACCCGCTCCAGCAGTCGATCATCGACGACTTCCACCCCACCGGGCCCGGCCTGTTAACGATCGCCACCCCCACCGGGTCCGGGAAAACCGAAACCGCGTGGATCGCCGCCCACAAACTCGCCACCGCCACCGACAGGTACGGCACCCTCATGTGCCTACCCACGCAGGCCACCACGAACTCGATGTGGGCCCGCACCAGCGCCACCGTCGACAACACGGTCACCCTCGCCCACTCCATGGCCGTGTTCCACAGCCCCTACCGCCACTACTCCACCCACGACCCCGACGCGTTGCGGTGGCTCAACGGCAGGAAACGCCCGATGCTGTCCGCCCACGCGGTCGTCACCATCGACCAACTCCTCGCCGCCGGGCTCACCGCGAAACACAACATGGTCCGCCAATGGGCGCTCACCGGCAAGGTCGTGATCGTGGACGAGGTCCACGCCTGCGATATCTACATGCTCACCGTTCTCGCCCGCGTCCTTGAATGGTTGGGCCGCCTGGGCGTGCCGGTAGTGCTGCTGTCAGCGACGCTTCCTGGGCATGTGTCGCGGCAGCTCACCGCCGCCTACCTCACCGGTGCAGGATGCTCATCCCCGAACCCTCGCCCTGTGGCCTACCCGGGTTGGGTGTGGCACCCCATCACCGGTAGCCCGGTCGAACCACGGAACCGAGCACAAATCAGCAGAGCGCACGCTCGCACCGCCCGCGTCACCGTCACCCACTACACCGGCCCCGTCGAGGCCGCCGCCGCCAACGCCATCCAGCCCGTCGCTAAAAACGGCGGGTGCGCAGCAGTGGTGTGCTCCACCGTCGACACCGCCCAACGCATCTACATCCGGATTCGCGACACCTACCCCGGCATGTGCGTGTGGCTGCTGCATTCCCGGTTCCCCCACGCCCACCGCGCTGAGATCGAAGCCGACATTGTGTCGATGTTCGGCCCAGCCGGCGACCGCCCGGACGGAGTTGTGGTGGCCACCAGCGTCATCGAGCAGTCCCTCGATGTCGACTTCGACGTGATGATCTCCGAACTCGCCCCGGTGGCGTTGCTGTTCCAGCGCCTCGGACGCGTGTGGCGGCATGACAATCCCCGCCCCGCGTGGGCCACCGAACCCACCCTCCACATCCTCGACCGTGACGGGGCACTGCCATACGGCCCGGCCGCGATCTACCGCGACTCCCTGCGCGAACTCCGCGCCACCCGAGCTGCGCTCGCCGGCCACGGAACCCTGATTCGGATCCCTGAGGACGTGTCCACGCTCGTGCAGCAAGTCCACAACCGCGACCTCGATGATCTTAACGACCTCCAGTCTCAGCGGGAACGCCGTGACGCCGGATTGGCCAACATCGTCGCCATCCCCAACCCCCACCAGCTCGGTCACCTGGAAACAATGACCTGCCCCGACGTCGACGACGCCACCGTGGCCGCCCGCCTAGGCATGGACACCATTCGCCTCATCCCCGCCCACATCGGAATCGACGGCCGCTACTACCTCGACCCCAAACACGAAATCCCCTACCCACAAGGCCGTCCACCACACCGGTTCGTTGAAGCCGCGCTCAACGCGAGCATCACCTGCCCCGCCCACTGGGTGCGTGACTGGCCCACCAACCCCGACTGGGCGGGCACCCACCTCGCCGACACTGTGCTGTTCCCCAACACCTGCCATGACGGGCTGCGCCTGGACCCCGAACTCGGCCTCGTGAAAGGAAACCAGTGA
- the casA gene encoding type I-E CRISPR-associated protein Cse1/CasA: MTNIATDPVIPVTRSDGTTTRLGLRDLLVHAHKIRHLDIPIPPAEAGLLRILYTITCRITGLDTHDNRNTWAEHRNTVLATGRFDADAINAYLGKHCWDLFDEQRPWMQDPRLPDQAERKTANVLDMTRPGDNSAIWWKHTHADYAPPLPAHEAVQWLIVHHYYGSGGAGGKRTVTHNNKTVSDQYMSSGPLRSTVTYYPLGATLFETLLAGIPAPSHTTTGDAAPWETDLNQPLGTPPAPTWPAGILTGQSRHALLLDHTDNEVDGVYLTWAWKERHTPILDPYCIHNIDPKTGEAQPRQANTSRSAWRDFDALLADRPTHTRPAVLGDALDLPDDLQDTLRVRAIGWHQDRQATNTGWYVSETPPLLRYMDEHDPARAALAETLVTTADKVYGAMRKALHKAWKDADLGDPKQCPWKDAADHLYWPAAEHIFWAHLDANTPPEREFVDTAVRVIDTVTAPHADRLLVARETARAIRTVRGIK, encoded by the coding sequence GTGACCAACATCGCCACCGACCCGGTCATCCCGGTGACACGATCCGACGGCACCACCACCCGCCTCGGCCTACGTGACCTTCTCGTCCACGCCCACAAGATCCGCCACTTGGATATCCCCATCCCCCCAGCCGAGGCCGGGCTCCTGCGGATCCTGTACACGATCACCTGCCGTATCACCGGCCTCGACACCCACGACAACCGCAACACATGGGCGGAGCATCGCAACACGGTCCTCGCCACTGGGCGGTTCGACGCGGACGCCATTAACGCCTACCTCGGCAAGCACTGCTGGGACCTGTTCGACGAACAACGACCGTGGATGCAAGATCCCCGACTCCCTGACCAAGCGGAACGCAAGACCGCAAACGTCCTCGACATGACCAGGCCCGGAGACAACTCCGCGATCTGGTGGAAGCACACCCACGCCGACTACGCCCCACCCTTGCCCGCACACGAAGCTGTGCAATGGCTGATCGTGCACCACTACTACGGGTCCGGAGGCGCTGGCGGGAAACGCACCGTCACACACAACAACAAGACAGTGTCGGACCAGTACATGTCCTCCGGCCCGTTGCGGTCCACCGTCACCTACTACCCACTCGGCGCGACACTGTTCGAAACCCTGCTCGCAGGCATCCCCGCACCCTCACACACCACCACAGGCGACGCCGCGCCATGGGAAACCGACCTCAACCAGCCACTCGGCACCCCACCCGCCCCCACGTGGCCCGCCGGGATTCTCACCGGCCAATCCCGACACGCGCTCCTGCTCGACCACACCGACAACGAGGTCGACGGCGTCTACCTGACGTGGGCGTGGAAAGAACGCCACACCCCGATCCTGGATCCGTATTGCATTCACAACATCGACCCCAAAACCGGCGAAGCCCAGCCACGCCAAGCGAACACCTCCCGCTCGGCGTGGCGGGACTTCGACGCGCTGCTGGCCGACCGTCCCACTCACACCCGTCCCGCCGTGCTGGGGGATGCGCTCGACCTTCCCGACGATCTCCAAGACACCCTGCGGGTTCGGGCGATCGGCTGGCACCAGGACCGACAGGCCACCAACACCGGCTGGTATGTCTCCGAAACTCCGCCACTGCTGCGGTACATGGATGAGCACGACCCCGCCCGCGCGGCGCTAGCTGAAACCCTCGTCACCACAGCCGACAAGGTTTACGGGGCGATGCGCAAAGCGCTCCACAAGGCGTGGAAGGACGCCGACCTCGGCGATCCCAAACAGTGCCCGTGGAAGGACGCCGCTGATCACCTGTACTGGCCCGCCGCTGAACACATCTTCTGGGCACACCTTGATGCCAACACCCCACCAGAGCGGGAGTTCGTGGACACCGCTGTGCGTGTCATCGACACCGTCACCGCCCCACATGCCGACCGCCTCTTGGTCGCTCGCGAAACCGCCCGAGCCATCCGCACAGTGAGAGGAATCAAATGA